The Opisthocomus hoazin isolate bOpiHoa1 chromosome 32, bOpiHoa1.hap1, whole genome shotgun sequence genome includes a window with the following:
- the IL23A gene encoding interleukin-23 subunit alpha isoform X2, with translation MGPLRRLLLCLCLPALLPPPAAPAPAPAPRTDWAACRSLSRELSRLVATLKEPHRVLEEMHLSEEDPENWPPRIRCSDACDPSTLDTNNTRCLRRILQGLQHYRDLLSSDIFTARPLPRLETALDRLLGLVQEHGRPPQHPVAPSEAWAHPLLQRLALQRLQSFTAIMSRVFTHSASPR, from the exons ATGGGCCCGCTCCGCcgcctgctcctctgcctctgcctcccggcgctgctgccgccccccgccgccccggcccccgccccggccccccgcaccgACTGGGCTGCctgccggagcctctcccgggaGCTGTCGCGACTGGTGGCGACGCTGAAGGAGCCGCACCGGGTGCTG GAGGAGATGCACCTCAGCGAGGAGGACCCCGAGAACTGGCCCCCCCGGATCCGCTGCAGCGACGCCTGCGACCCCTCCACGCTGGACACCAACAACACG cgctgccTGCGGCGGAtcctccaagggctgcagcacTACCGGGACCTGCTGAGCTCCGACATCTTcaccgcccgcccgctgccccggctGGAGACAGCACTGGACCGGCTGCTGGGGCTCGTCCAG GAGCACGGCCGCCCGCCCCAGCATCCCGTGGCCCCCAGCGAGGCCTGGGCCCACCCGCTGCTGCAGCGCCTGGCGCTCCAGCGGCTCCAGTCCTTCACCGCCATCATGAGCCGCGTCTTCACGCACAGCGCCAGCCCCCGCTGA
- the IL23A gene encoding interleukin-23 subunit alpha isoform X1, with amino-acid sequence MGPLRRLLLCLCLPALLPPPAAPAPAPAPRTDWAACRSLSRELSRLVATLKEPHRVLEEMHLSEEDPENWPPRIRCSDACDPSTLDTNNTRCLRRILQGLQHYRDLLSSDIFTARPLPRLETALDRLLGLVQQEHGRPPQHPVAPSEAWAHPLLQRLALQRLQSFTAIMSRVFTHSASPR; translated from the exons ATGGGCCCGCTCCGCcgcctgctcctctgcctctgcctcccggcgctgctgccgccccccgccgccccggcccccgccccggccccccgcaccgACTGGGCTGCctgccggagcctctcccgggaGCTGTCGCGACTGGTGGCGACGCTGAAGGAGCCGCACCGGGTGCTG GAGGAGATGCACCTCAGCGAGGAGGACCCCGAGAACTGGCCCCCCCGGATCCGCTGCAGCGACGCCTGCGACCCCTCCACGCTGGACACCAACAACACG cgctgccTGCGGCGGAtcctccaagggctgcagcacTACCGGGACCTGCTGAGCTCCGACATCTTcaccgcccgcccgctgccccggctGGAGACAGCACTGGACCGGCTGCTGGGGCTCGTCCAG CAGGAGCACGGCCGCCCGCCCCAGCATCCCGTGGCCCCCAGCGAGGCCTGGGCCCACCCGCTGCTGCAGCGCCTGGCGCTCCAGCGGCTCCAGTCCTTCACCGCCATCATGAGCCGCGTCTTCACGCACAGCGCCAGCCCCCGCTGA
- the STAT2 gene encoding signal transducer and activator of transcription 2 isoform X2, which produces MALCPCPTAPCPHPRSLSLQPSPSLSPPRPAPPLPSPHPRYSLWPRPPLAPPPDVTLGKRATPLGARSSGRGGVASPPRSANRRAVVGRGRGLRAFLQRPPSMAQWQEVQGLANAYLEQVHQLYAGAALPMAVRQCLAAWIEDQNWRQAAEPLSSHARILFHSLLVLLGEQLGSPGLGDECFMLKHNLRKARRDLQAEFEQCPERFANVVANLLQEERRILRLGQAGGQGGPAPAPSAPPENDREQQIQRRLAEFHAALQEAERAFRHLEDLQDAFDFCYKVHYLPGKEGSASDPQYAQQVQALQAKLQILDRQRQEVLAQMQQLLGRSETLRDFLQQELGAWRERQQHACLGAPADTRLRPLETWFTELGQGLFQLLQLLRALGDLRQKVTYKRDPLAAETPLLEQRLREQLTYVLRSAFVVEQQPSMPNPCKRPLVLRTGSKFSARARLLVRLHDRNHHMEAKIHIDRNPPKIKGFRKFNILTSSSKTLLAGDNPQDGLVCDFQYLTLKEQKDSRSGKGSKGAGEGPLAVTEELHLITFTLAYAYCGLELELETSTLPFVIISNNNQLSSAWASILWFNLLSSNPKEQKFFSAPPPAPWPRLAEVLSWQFASVAERGLNRDHLLMLAEKLFGSKPSLESTLAWPKFSKDGASGFSFWAWLDGILGLLQEHLKQLWKDGLILGFVSRKQEKKLLRGKRTGTFLIRFSESVLGGVTCTWVEHPESGPPAFRAVVPYTAAELASLALPDIIRDYQLLVEENIPENPLQFLYPDTARDEAFGPYYSQRQEGNLMEQKKYLNRRLIRVSSRQANESWQTEEELVAATENLETLQLQPGGLGTQQPGGLGTQQPGGLGTQQPGGLGMQQPGSTRTLQPRGLGTLPVTSGNLGTLQPSSPGTVQVVAVSPGTLPVTSGNLGTLQPSSPGTVQVVAVSPGTLPVTSGNLGTLQPSSPGTVQVVAVSPGTLQPGVSGTLQTGIGDLVMQLVPEGQGMLQVGPEGLGTLQLVPEGQGTLQLGLEGLGTLQLVPEGQGTLQLGPGGVETLQVLPGGLGMLQHVGPGDQRTQQGGPGAVEPQLMVQLVPEGQRPLQGTLPAELRDLEPLPGSPDVEELLQSLDQGLEPGAGTLETLEAAELMPNMLEAMDRGPEGLGPGLVGTAALLAPHDPFLPQPEDVALPDVNSLFATAADFPPLDIDANDFQ; this is translated from the exons atggctctgtgtccctgtcccacagctccgtgtccccatccccgcaGCCTGTCCCTACAGCCCAgcccgtccctgtccccgccccgccccgccccgccgctgccatCCCCCCACCCGCGCTACTCTCTCTGGCCCCGCCCCCCTCTGGCCCCGCCCCCTGACGTAACTTTGGGGAAGCGGGCAACCCCGCTGGGAGCCCGGTCTTCCGGACGTGGGGGCGTGGCCTCGCCGCCGCGTTCCGCCAATCGCCGCGCAGTAGTTGGGAGGGGGCGTGGCCTGCGCGCCTTCCTGCAGAGGCCGCCGAG CATGGCGCAGTGGCAGGAGGTGCAGGGCCTGGCCAACGCCTACCTGGAGCAGGTCCACCAGCTCTacgccggggccgcgctgcccaTGGCCGTGCGGCAGTGCCTGGCCGCCTGGATCGAGGACCAGAACTG GCGCCAGGCAGCCGAGCCGCTCTCTTCCCACGCCCGGATTCTCTTCCACTCCTTACTGGTGCTGCTGGGCGAGCAACTgggcagcccggggctgggcgACGAGTGCTTCATGCTGAAGCACAACCTGCGCAAGGCCCGCCGAGACCTCCAG GCCGAGTTCGAGCAGTGTCCGGAGCGTTTCGCCAACGTGGTGGCCAACCTGCTGCAGGAGGAGCGGCGGATCCTGCGcctggggcaggcgggggggcag GGGGGGCCAGCCCCGGCACCCAGCGCACCCCCAGAGAATGACCGGGAGCAGCAGATCCAGCGGCGCCTGGCTGAGTTCCACGCGGCCCTGCAG GAGGCCGAGCGCGCCTTCCGGCACCTGGAGGACCTGCAGGACGCCTTTGACTTCTGCTACAAGGTGCACTACCTGCCGG GCAAGGAGGGCAGTGCCAGCGACCCCCAGTACGCCCAGCAGGTCCAAGCCCTCCAGGCCAAGCTGCAGATCCTGGACCGGCAGCGGCAG GAGGTGCTGGCGCAgatgcagcagctcctggggcgcAGCGAGACGCTGCGGGACTTcttgcagcaggagctgggggccTGGCGCGAGCGGCAGCAGCATGCCTGCCTGGGGGCCCCCGCCGACACGCGCCTGCGCCCGCTGGAAACCTG GTTCACGGAGCTGGGCCAGGGGctcttccagctgctgcagctgctgcgggCGCTGGGGGACCTGCGGCAGAAGGTGACCTACAAGAGGGACCCGCTGGCAGCGGAGACCCCGCTCCTGGAGCAGCGGCTGCGGGAGCAGCTCACCTACGTGCTGCGGAG TGCCTTCGTGGTGGAGCAGCAGCCCAGCATGCCCAACCCCTGCAAGCGCCCGCTGGTGCTGCGCACGGGCAGCAAGTTCTCGGCCCGCGCCCGCCTGCTCGTCCGCCTCCATGACCGCAACCACCACATGGAGGCCAAGATCCACATCGACAG GAACCCCCCCAAGATAAAAGG CTTTCGCAAGTTCAACATCCTGACGTCGAGCAGCAAGACCCTCCTGGCAGGGGACAATCCCCAGGATGGGCTGGTCTGCGACTTCCAGTACCTG ACGCTGAAGGAGCAGAAGGACAGCCGGTCGGGCAAGGGCAGCAAAGGCGCCGGCGAG GGTCCCCTGGCCGTGACGGAGGAGCTGCACCTCATCACCTTCACGCTGGCCTACGCCTACtgtgggctggagctggagctggag ACCTCCACGCTGCCCTTCGTCATCATCTCCAACAACAACCAGCTCTCCAGCGCCTGGGCCTCCATCCTCTGGTTCAACCTGCTCAGCAGCAACCCCAAG GAGCAGAAGTTCTTCTCCGCGCCGCCCCCGGCGCCCTGGCCCCGGCTGGCTGAGGTGCTGAGCTGGCAGTTCGCGAGCGTGGCCGAGCGGGGCCTGAACCGGGACCACCTCCTCATGCTGGCCGAGAAGCTCTTCG GCTCGAAGCCGTCCCTGGAGAGCACGCTGGCCTGGCCCAAGTTCTCCAAG GACGGCGCCTCCGGCTTCTCCTTCTGGGCCTGGCTGGACGGGATCCTGGGGCTGCTCCAGGAGCACCTCAAGCAACTCTGGAAGGACGG CCTGATCCTGGGCTTCGTGAGCCGCAAGCAAGAGAAGAAGCTGCTGCGGGGGAAGCGGACGGGGACGTTCCTGATCCGGTTCAGTGAGAGCGTCCTGGGGGGGGTCACCTGCACCTGGGTCGAGCACCCCGAGAGCG ggCCCCCCGCGTTCCGCGCCGTGGTTCCCTACACCGCGGCCGAGCTGGCGTCACTGGCGTTGCCTGACATCATCCGCGACTAccagctgctggtggaggagaACATCCCCGAGAACCCGCTACAGTTCCTGTACCCCGACACCGCCCGCGACGAGGCCTTCGGGCCCTACTACAGCCAGCGGCAGGAGG GGAACCTGATGGAGCAGAAGAAATACCTGAACCGGCGCCTGATCCGCGTCTCCTCCAG GCAAGCAAATGAGTCGTGGCAGACGGAAGAGGAGTTGGTGGCTGCCACGGAAAACCTGGAGACGCTGCAGCTGCAGCCCGGTGGCCTGGGGACGCAGCAGCCCGGTGGCCTGGGGACGCAGCAGCCCGGTGGCCTGGGGACGCAGCAGCCCGGTGGCCTGGGGatgcagcagcccgggagcacAAGGACGCTGCAGCCCAGGGGCTTGGGGACGCTGCCGGTCACCTCTGGGAACCTGGGGACGCTGCAGCCCTCAAGCCCAGGGACAGTGCAGGTGGTGGCCGTGAGCCCGGGGACGCTGCCGGTTACCTCTGGGAACCTGGGGACACTGCAGCCCTCGAGCCCAGGGACAGTGCAGGTGGTGGCCGTGAGCCCGGGGACGCTGCCAGTTACCTCTGGGAACCTGGGGACACTGCAGCCGTCGAGCCCAGGGACAGTGCAGGTGGTAGCCGTGAGCCCAGGGACGCTGCAGCCGGGGGTCTCGGGGACGCTGCAGACAGGGATTGGGGACCTGGTGATGCAGCTGGTCCCTGAGggccaggggatgctgcaggTGGGACCAGAGGGCTTGGGGACCCTGCAGCTGGTCCCCGAAGGCCAGGGGACGCTGCAGCTGGGACTGGAGGGCTTGGGGACCCTGCAGCTGGTCCCCGAGGGCCAGGGGACGCTGCAGCTGGGACCAGGGGGTGTGGAGACGCTGCaggtgctgcccggggggctggggatgctgcagcaCGTGGGACCCGGGGACCAGAGGACACAGCAAGGGGGACCTGGGGCTGTGGAGCCGCAGCTGATGGTGCAGCTGGTCCCCGAGGGCCAGAGGCCACTGCAG GGGACGCTGCCGGCGGAGCTGAGGGACCTGGAGCCGCTGCCCGGGAGCCCAGACgtggaggagctgctgcagtcacTGGATCAGGGGCTGGAGCCGGGCGCGGGGACGCTGGAGACGCTGGAGGCGGCCGAGCTGATGCCCAACATGCTGGAGGCCATGGACAGGGGCCCGGAGGGGCTGGGCCCCGGGCTGGTGG GCACCGCCGCGCTCCTGGCCCCCCACGACCCGTTCCTGCCACAGCCTGAGGACGTGGCCCTGCCCGACGTCAACTCCCTCTTTGCCACCGCCGCCGACTTCCCCCCGCTCGACATTGATGCCAACGACTTCCAGTGA
- the STAT2 gene encoding signal transducer and activator of transcription 2 isoform X1 has product MALCPCPTAPCPHPRSLSLQPSPSLSPPRPAPPLPSPHPRYSLWPRPPLAPPPDVTLGKRATPLGARSSGRGGVASPPRSANRRAVVGRGRGLRAFLQRPPSMAQWQEVQGLANAYLEQVHQLYAGAALPMAVRQCLAAWIEDQNWRQAAEPLSSHARILFHSLLVLLGEQLGSPGLGDECFMLKHNLRKARRDLQAEFEQCPERFANVVANLLQEERRILRLGQAGGQGGPAPAPSAPPENDREQQIQRRLAEFHAALQEAERAFRHLEDLQDAFDFCYKVHYLPGKEGSASDPQYAQQVQALQAKLQILDRQRQEVLAQMQQLLGRSETLRDFLQQELGAWRERQQHACLGAPADTRLRPLETWFTELGQGLFQLLQLLRALGDLRQKVTYKRDPLAAETPLLEQRLREQLTYVLRSAFVVEQQPSMPNPCKRPLVLRTGSKFSARARLLVRLHDRNHHMEAKIHIDRNPPKIKGFRKFNILTSSSKTLLAGDNPQDGLVCDFQYLTLKEQKDSRSGKGSKGAGEGPLAVTEELHLITFTLAYAYCGLELELETSTLPFVIISNNNQLSSAWASILWFNLLSSNPKEQKFFSAPPPAPWPRLAEVLSWQFASVAERGLNRDHLLMLAEKLFGSKPSLESTLAWPKFSKDGASGFSFWAWLDGILGLLQEHLKQLWKDGLILGFVSRKQEKKLLRGKRTGTFLIRFSESVLGGVTCTWVEHPESGPPAFRAVVPYTAAELASLALPDIIRDYQLLVEENIPENPLQFLYPDTARDEAFGPYYSQRQEGNLMEQKKYLNRRLIRVSSRQANESWQTEEELVAATENLETLQLQPGGLGTQQPGGLGTQQPGGLGTQQPGGLGMQQPGSTRTLQPRGLGTLPVTSGNLGTLQPSSPGTVQVVAVSPGTLPVTSGNLGTLQPSSPGTVQVVAVSPGTLPVTSGNLGTLQPSSPGTVQVVAVSPGTLQPGVSGTLQTGIGDLVMQLVPEGQGMLQVGPEGLGTLQLVPEGQGTLQLGLEGLGTLQLVPEGQGTLQLGPGGVETLQVLPGGLGMLQHVGPGDQRTQQGGPGAVEPQLMVQLVPEGQRPLQVGPGGLGTLRVLPMLQPVAGDAGMLQPVPGAVKPLLVPEEQGTLPAELRDLEPLPGSPDVEELLQSLDQGLEPGAGTLETLEAAELMPNMLEAMDRGPEGLGPGLVGTAALLAPHDPFLPQPEDVALPDVNSLFATAADFPPLDIDANDFQ; this is encoded by the exons atggctctgtgtccctgtcccacagctccgtgtccccatccccgcaGCCTGTCCCTACAGCCCAgcccgtccctgtccccgccccgccccgccccgccgctgccatCCCCCCACCCGCGCTACTCTCTCTGGCCCCGCCCCCCTCTGGCCCCGCCCCCTGACGTAACTTTGGGGAAGCGGGCAACCCCGCTGGGAGCCCGGTCTTCCGGACGTGGGGGCGTGGCCTCGCCGCCGCGTTCCGCCAATCGCCGCGCAGTAGTTGGGAGGGGGCGTGGCCTGCGCGCCTTCCTGCAGAGGCCGCCGAG CATGGCGCAGTGGCAGGAGGTGCAGGGCCTGGCCAACGCCTACCTGGAGCAGGTCCACCAGCTCTacgccggggccgcgctgcccaTGGCCGTGCGGCAGTGCCTGGCCGCCTGGATCGAGGACCAGAACTG GCGCCAGGCAGCCGAGCCGCTCTCTTCCCACGCCCGGATTCTCTTCCACTCCTTACTGGTGCTGCTGGGCGAGCAACTgggcagcccggggctgggcgACGAGTGCTTCATGCTGAAGCACAACCTGCGCAAGGCCCGCCGAGACCTCCAG GCCGAGTTCGAGCAGTGTCCGGAGCGTTTCGCCAACGTGGTGGCCAACCTGCTGCAGGAGGAGCGGCGGATCCTGCGcctggggcaggcgggggggcag GGGGGGCCAGCCCCGGCACCCAGCGCACCCCCAGAGAATGACCGGGAGCAGCAGATCCAGCGGCGCCTGGCTGAGTTCCACGCGGCCCTGCAG GAGGCCGAGCGCGCCTTCCGGCACCTGGAGGACCTGCAGGACGCCTTTGACTTCTGCTACAAGGTGCACTACCTGCCGG GCAAGGAGGGCAGTGCCAGCGACCCCCAGTACGCCCAGCAGGTCCAAGCCCTCCAGGCCAAGCTGCAGATCCTGGACCGGCAGCGGCAG GAGGTGCTGGCGCAgatgcagcagctcctggggcgcAGCGAGACGCTGCGGGACTTcttgcagcaggagctgggggccTGGCGCGAGCGGCAGCAGCATGCCTGCCTGGGGGCCCCCGCCGACACGCGCCTGCGCCCGCTGGAAACCTG GTTCACGGAGCTGGGCCAGGGGctcttccagctgctgcagctgctgcgggCGCTGGGGGACCTGCGGCAGAAGGTGACCTACAAGAGGGACCCGCTGGCAGCGGAGACCCCGCTCCTGGAGCAGCGGCTGCGGGAGCAGCTCACCTACGTGCTGCGGAG TGCCTTCGTGGTGGAGCAGCAGCCCAGCATGCCCAACCCCTGCAAGCGCCCGCTGGTGCTGCGCACGGGCAGCAAGTTCTCGGCCCGCGCCCGCCTGCTCGTCCGCCTCCATGACCGCAACCACCACATGGAGGCCAAGATCCACATCGACAG GAACCCCCCCAAGATAAAAGG CTTTCGCAAGTTCAACATCCTGACGTCGAGCAGCAAGACCCTCCTGGCAGGGGACAATCCCCAGGATGGGCTGGTCTGCGACTTCCAGTACCTG ACGCTGAAGGAGCAGAAGGACAGCCGGTCGGGCAAGGGCAGCAAAGGCGCCGGCGAG GGTCCCCTGGCCGTGACGGAGGAGCTGCACCTCATCACCTTCACGCTGGCCTACGCCTACtgtgggctggagctggagctggag ACCTCCACGCTGCCCTTCGTCATCATCTCCAACAACAACCAGCTCTCCAGCGCCTGGGCCTCCATCCTCTGGTTCAACCTGCTCAGCAGCAACCCCAAG GAGCAGAAGTTCTTCTCCGCGCCGCCCCCGGCGCCCTGGCCCCGGCTGGCTGAGGTGCTGAGCTGGCAGTTCGCGAGCGTGGCCGAGCGGGGCCTGAACCGGGACCACCTCCTCATGCTGGCCGAGAAGCTCTTCG GCTCGAAGCCGTCCCTGGAGAGCACGCTGGCCTGGCCCAAGTTCTCCAAG GACGGCGCCTCCGGCTTCTCCTTCTGGGCCTGGCTGGACGGGATCCTGGGGCTGCTCCAGGAGCACCTCAAGCAACTCTGGAAGGACGG CCTGATCCTGGGCTTCGTGAGCCGCAAGCAAGAGAAGAAGCTGCTGCGGGGGAAGCGGACGGGGACGTTCCTGATCCGGTTCAGTGAGAGCGTCCTGGGGGGGGTCACCTGCACCTGGGTCGAGCACCCCGAGAGCG ggCCCCCCGCGTTCCGCGCCGTGGTTCCCTACACCGCGGCCGAGCTGGCGTCACTGGCGTTGCCTGACATCATCCGCGACTAccagctgctggtggaggagaACATCCCCGAGAACCCGCTACAGTTCCTGTACCCCGACACCGCCCGCGACGAGGCCTTCGGGCCCTACTACAGCCAGCGGCAGGAGG GGAACCTGATGGAGCAGAAGAAATACCTGAACCGGCGCCTGATCCGCGTCTCCTCCAG GCAAGCAAATGAGTCGTGGCAGACGGAAGAGGAGTTGGTGGCTGCCACGGAAAACCTGGAGACGCTGCAGCTGCAGCCCGGTGGCCTGGGGACGCAGCAGCCCGGTGGCCTGGGGACGCAGCAGCCCGGTGGCCTGGGGACGCAGCAGCCCGGTGGCCTGGGGatgcagcagcccgggagcacAAGGACGCTGCAGCCCAGGGGCTTGGGGACGCTGCCGGTCACCTCTGGGAACCTGGGGACGCTGCAGCCCTCAAGCCCAGGGACAGTGCAGGTGGTGGCCGTGAGCCCGGGGACGCTGCCGGTTACCTCTGGGAACCTGGGGACACTGCAGCCCTCGAGCCCAGGGACAGTGCAGGTGGTGGCCGTGAGCCCGGGGACGCTGCCAGTTACCTCTGGGAACCTGGGGACACTGCAGCCGTCGAGCCCAGGGACAGTGCAGGTGGTAGCCGTGAGCCCAGGGACGCTGCAGCCGGGGGTCTCGGGGACGCTGCAGACAGGGATTGGGGACCTGGTGATGCAGCTGGTCCCTGAGggccaggggatgctgcaggTGGGACCAGAGGGCTTGGGGACCCTGCAGCTGGTCCCCGAAGGCCAGGGGACGCTGCAGCTGGGACTGGAGGGCTTGGGGACCCTGCAGCTGGTCCCCGAGGGCCAGGGGACGCTGCAGCTGGGACCAGGGGGTGTGGAGACGCTGCaggtgctgcccggggggctggggatgctgcagcaCGTGGGACCCGGGGACCAGAGGACACAGCAAGGGGGACCTGGGGCTGTGGAGCCGCAGCTGATGGTGCAGCTGGTCCCCGAGGGCCAGAGGCCACTGCAGGTGGGACCAGGGGGCTTGGGGACACTGCGGGTGCTGCCGATGCTGCAGCCGGTGGCGGGGGACGCGGGGATGCTGCAGCCAGTGCCGGGGGCTGTGAAGCCGCTGCTGGTCCCCGAGGAGCAGGGGACGCTGCCGGCGGAGCTGAGGGACCTGGAGCCGCTGCCCGGGAGCCCAGACgtggaggagctgctgcagtcacTGGATCAGGGGCTGGAGCCGGGCGCGGGGACGCTGGAGACGCTGGAGGCGGCCGAGCTGATGCCCAACATGCTGGAGGCCATGGACAGGGGCCCGGAGGGGCTGGGCCCCGGGCTGGTGG GCACCGCCGCGCTCCTGGCCCCCCACGACCCGTTCCTGCCACAGCCTGAGGACGTGGCCCTGCCCGACGTCAACTCCCTCTTTGCCACCGCCGCCGACTTCCCCCCGCTCGACATTGATGCCAACGACTTCCAGTGA
- the APOF gene encoding apolipoprotein F, whose amino-acid sequence MPRVLLFLLLAVAGSPLPTVPAGLRAGDRAAARVLLVEQIPPRALPGRGVSCQALCPEALPGFARLPPVPRTLARAALALALSAAACEAEAEAEVRGLVRELGPAMATALLRGLAQLRDAPNPAALPLLLSLLWPRASVPARPCAAPAWPWGPAPGTHSTAPGVPATGPSAEGLRVLPGARARGRLPACRRATLHQSRRRREDVDTCNPPGEREAHRVLEWVPGVSTFYNLGTSLYYAFRGCGALASARALELAEDLGYAGLAALAAGAGGPVGLGLQLGLQPGLKAGVRALIGYFTADRDPPPAPTAHSGPVLLV is encoded by the coding sequence atgccccgggtTCTGCTCTTCCTCCTGCTCGCCGTggcgggcagccccctccccaccgtcCCAGCGGGGCTGCGTGCTGGTGACCGGGCGGCGGCGCGAGTGCTGCTGGTGGAGCAGATcccgccgcgggcgctgccggggcgcggggtcTCCTGCCAGGCCCTGTGCCCCGAGGCCCTGCCCGGCTTCGCGCGGCTCCCACCGGTGCCCCGCACCCTGGCCCGCGCCGCCCTGGCGCTGGCGCTGAGTGCGGCTGCCTGCGAGGCAGAGGCGGAGGCCGAGGTGCGGGGGCTGGTGCGGGAGCTGGGCCCCGCCATGGCCACGGCGCTGCTGCGGGGGCTGGCGCAGCTGCGGGACGCCCCGAACCCCGCGGCCCTgccgctgctgctcagcctgctGTGGCCGCGGGCCTCTGTGCCGGCACGGCCCTGTGCAGCACCGGCCTGGCCCTGGGGCCCTGCGCCCGGCACCCACTCCACCGCCCCTGGGGTGCCAGCCACGGGGCCCTCGGCCGAGGGGCTCCGGGTGCTGCCGGGGGCCAGAGCCCGTGGCCGGCTGCCTGCGTGCCGCCGTGCCACCCTGCACCAGTCCCGGCGCCGGCGGGAGGACGTGGACACCTGCAACCCACCGGGCGAGCGGGAGGCCCACAGGGTGCTGGAGTGGGTGCCGGGCGTCAGCACCTTCTACAACCTGGGCACCAGCCTCTACTACGCCTTCCGCGGCTGCGGGGCCCTGGCCTCGGCGCGGGCGCTGGAGCTGGCCGAGGACCTGGGCTACGCTGGCCTGGCCGCCCTCGCAGCCGGCGCCGGCGGCcccgtgggcctggggctgcagctAGGGCTGCAGCCGGGGCTCAAGGCCGGGGTGCGGGCGCTCATCGGCTACTTCACTGCAGACAGGgaccccccgccggcccccaccGCCCACAGCGGCCCCGTCCTCCTCGTCTGA